In Streptomyces sp. DG2A-72, one genomic interval encodes:
- a CDS encoding S1 family peptidase, which produces MLTGIGCLLALLTMPPAHARETPEPSAGRAAMTALADELGDDRTGGVYRADGRLVVAVTDAAAAETIRNAGGTAKLVAHSMRDLKAIHAELDQLGWIGNTAWGVDPSTNQVSVELFDGVSAADRARIEAVTAAHPGAVRIDRLSGTLQEAATPVHGGMMINPGSGYCSAGFNVQGNTGNKYLLTAGHCARGNDHWYVGEGSTYIGRVLDWNDRPGDWAVVNYLNSDVTPYGTIRLRDGTVLQIDRSGYPGVGDNPGVGDTVRRTGATSQDMSGTVLQTDMTMHFSDGATREHMIETTLCLRSGDSGGPLFYGTTALGITSGALDVASPCSDSVAGRSYYYPVQRLLDAKSMSVY; this is translated from the coding sequence ATGCTGACCGGCATAGGCTGCTTGCTCGCACTGCTGACCATGCCCCCCGCGCACGCCCGCGAGACACCGGAACCGTCCGCCGGTCGCGCGGCGATGACCGCGCTGGCCGACGAGCTCGGCGACGATCGCACCGGGGGCGTTTACCGCGCCGACGGTCGCCTGGTCGTCGCTGTGACCGACGCGGCGGCCGCGGAGACGATCCGGAATGCCGGCGGGACAGCGAAGCTGGTCGCGCACAGCATGAGGGACCTCAAGGCCATCCATGCCGAGTTGGACCAGCTGGGCTGGATCGGCAACACCGCATGGGGCGTCGACCCCAGCACCAACCAGGTGTCCGTCGAGCTCTTCGACGGTGTCTCGGCCGCCGACCGGGCCCGCATCGAAGCGGTCACCGCGGCGCACCCGGGTGCCGTGCGCATCGACCGGCTCTCCGGCACGCTGCAGGAGGCCGCGACCCCGGTGCATGGCGGCATGATGATCAATCCCGGCTCGGGCTACTGCAGCGCGGGGTTCAACGTGCAGGGCAACACCGGGAACAAGTACCTGCTCACCGCGGGGCACTGCGCCAGAGGCAACGACCACTGGTACGTGGGCGAGGGAAGCACTTACATCGGCAGGGTGCTCGACTGGAACGACAGGCCCGGCGACTGGGCGGTCGTCAACTACCTCAACTCCGACGTCACCCCGTACGGGACGATCAGACTCAGGGACGGCACGGTCTTGCAGATCGACCGCTCGGGTTACCCCGGTGTGGGGGACAACCCCGGTGTGGGGGACACCGTCAGACGTACCGGCGCGACCAGCCAGGACATGTCGGGCACGGTGCTGCAGACGGACATGACGATGCACTTCAGCGACGGCGCCACGCGCGAGCACATGATCGAGACGACACTCTGCCTGCGGAGCGGCGACAGCGGAGGCCCGCTCTTCTACGGAACCACCGCACTCGGCATCACGTCCGGCGCCCTCGATGTCGCCTCGCCCTGCAGCGACTCGGTCGCCGGCAGGAGCTACTACTACCCGGTCCAGCGGCTACTCGACGCGAA
- a CDS encoding helix-turn-helix transcriptional regulator, which yields MWRSELRAFLGSRRARLRPEDVGLESYGTVRRVPGLRREELAQLAGLGIDYYVRLEQGRVRHGVSDSVVDALARVLRLSDTEREHLYNLTHPHPHRRRTVAAERVPTGVRRLLDGLDDTPGYVVGQRTQLLTWNRPASTLFLDFDSLPEAERNLARLLFLDPSTQKLFRDWDSVARDTVARLHLEVGRRPWDGGLAALIGDLSRSSAAFEALWAEQDVTDRLSGSYRIESPGLGRLSVGFCTLVPPGEPDQALYLFTPEHEDPPRALVAAAVARPATSG from the coding sequence GTGTGGCGGTCCGAGCTGCGCGCGTTCCTCGGGTCCCGGCGGGCCCGGCTCCGTCCCGAGGACGTGGGCCTGGAGAGCTACGGCACCGTCCGCCGCGTTCCGGGTCTGCGGCGCGAGGAGTTGGCGCAGCTGGCGGGCCTTGGGATCGACTACTACGTCCGCTTGGAGCAGGGCCGCGTCAGACACGGGGTCTCCGACTCCGTCGTGGACGCCCTGGCCCGGGTCTTACGGCTGAGTGACACGGAGCGGGAGCATCTGTACAACCTGACCCACCCCCACCCCCACCGGCGGCGGACAGTGGCTGCCGAACGGGTCCCGACGGGTGTGCGACGGCTGTTGGACGGCCTGGACGACACGCCGGGATACGTGGTGGGGCAGCGGACGCAGCTGCTCACCTGGAACCGGCCCGCGTCGACGCTGTTCCTCGACTTCGACTCCCTGCCTGAGGCGGAGCGGAACCTCGCCCGCCTGCTGTTCCTCGACCCGTCGACACAGAAGCTCTTCCGCGACTGGGATTCGGTGGCCCGCGACACCGTCGCCCGGCTGCACCTGGAGGTCGGCCGCCGGCCATGGGACGGTGGCCTGGCGGCACTGATAGGCGATCTCTCCCGGTCCAGTGCCGCGTTCGAGGCGCTGTGGGCCGAGCAGGATGTGACCGACAGACTCTCAGGCAGCTATCGCATCGAGTCCCCCGGGCTCGGTCGCCTGTCTGTGGGTTTCTGCACGTTGGTGCCGCCCGGCGAGCCGGATCAGGCGCTGTACCTCTTCACCCCGGAACACGAGGATCCGCCGCGCGCACTAGTGGCGGCGGCGGTTGCCCGGCCCGCGACTTCGGGATGA